In the Euphorbia lathyris chromosome 5, ddEupLath1.1, whole genome shotgun sequence genome, one interval contains:
- the LOC136230006 gene encoding uncharacterized protein, with translation MAGPLLRTLWSSTRKSLSSSSSSFLSTKPYLSSGVAPFLPRSSAIARSFSAAPASAVEPNYCLDPTRLRNVAVIAHVDHGKTTLMDRLLRQCGADIPHERAMDSISLERERGITIASKVTSISWKENELNMVDTPGHADFGGEVERVVGMVEGAVLVVDAGEGPLAQTKFVLAKALKYGLRPLLLLNKVDRPAVSEERCNEVESLVFDLFANLGATEEQLDFPVLYASAKEGWASSTFTKDPPADARNMSQLLDAIIRHVQPPKANLDASFQMLVSMMERDFYLGRILTGRVTSGVIRVGDRVHGLRKTDSGVEKIEEGKVLKLMKKKGTGVILIDSAGAGDIVSMAGMTSPSIGHTVTSVDIMEALPTVELDPPTISMTFGVNDSPLAGRDGTHLTGGKIGDRLMAEAETNLAINVIPGLSESFEVQGRGELQLGILIENMRREGFELSVSPPKVMYKIEKGQKLEPIEEVTIEVNEEHVGLVMEALSHRRGEVVDMGPVPGHVGRTRLSLTCPSRGLVGYRSVFSSDTRGTGFMHRAFLNYSKHRGQLGNVRKGVLVSMGFGTITSHALLSLEARGTLFVSPGMESYDGMIVGEHSRDSDLDINPVRSKELTNVRAASKDETVRLTPPRLMTLEEAIGYVASDELIEVTPKTIRLRKRYLDVNKRKTMSKRPKE, from the exons ATGGCGGGTCCTCTGCTCCGAACCCTCTGGTCTTCTACCAGAAAGTCcctttcttcatcatcatcttctttcCTGTCTACTAAGCCTTATCTTTCCTCTGGTGTGGCCCCCTTTCTTCCTCGTTCCTCTGCCATCGCTCGATCCTTCTCCGCGGCACCTGCCTCCGCCGTAGAACCAAATTATTGCTTGGACCCCACCCGCCTACGGAATGTTGCGGTGATAGCTCACGTTGATCATGGGAAGACGACTCTCATGGACCGTCTTCTCAGGCAGTGCGGCGCTGACATCCCTCACGAGCGCGCCATGGATTCCATTAGCCTTGAGAGAGAGCGCGGTATCACTATAGCTTCCAAG GTTACATCGATTTCATGGAAAGAAAATGAGCTAAACATGGTTGACACACCTGGACATGCTGATTTTGGCGGTGAG GTTGAACGTGTCGTTGGGATGGTTGAAGGAGCTGTTTTAGTTGTGGATGCTGGTGAAGGTCCACTTGCACAGACAAAGTTTGTTCTTGCTAAAGCATTAAAATATGGCCTGCGTCCTCTGTTACTTCTAAACAAAGTAGATCGGCCTGCAG TATCTGAGGAGAGGTGTAATGAAGTTGAGAGCCTTGTTTTTGATCTATTTGCAAATCTTGGTGCTACGG AGGAGCAGCTGGATTTTCCCGTTCTATATGCTTCTGCAAAAGAAGGGTGGGCCTCCTCCACCTTCACTAAAGATCCTCCTGCTGATGCAAGGAATATGTCCCAGTTGCTTGATGCTATCATAAGACATGTTCAGCCGCCAAAAGCAAACCTTGATGCATCTTTTCAGATGTTG GTTTCCATGATGGAACGAGATTTTTATCTTGGGCGGATCTTAACTGGGCGTGTCACTTCTGGAGTCATTCGTGTTGGGGACAGGGTGCATGGCCTACGAAAAACTGATTCTGGTGTTGAGAAAATTGAAGAAGGAAAG GTTCTCAAGTTAATGAAGAAGAAGGGTACAGGCGTGATTCTCATTGACAGTGCCGGAGCTGGTGATATAGTGTCTATGGCTGGGATGACAAGTCCATCGATAGGCCATACTGTAACAAGCGTGGAT ATCATGGAAGCATTGCCGACTGTAGAGTTGGATCCTCCAACGATTTCCATGACCTTTGGTGTTAACGACTCCCCATTAGCTGGCCGAGATGGTACTCAT TTGACTGGAGGGAAAATTGGTGACCGGTTAATGGCTGAAGCTGAAACTAATCTTGCCATTAATGTGATACCTGGCTTGTCAGAATCATTTGAGGTCCAAGGGAGAGGAGAACTTCAACTGG GTATTTTGATTGAGAACATGAGGCGAGAAGGATTTGAGTTGTCCGTGTCACCACCTAAAGTCAT GTATAAAATTGAGAAGGGTCAAAAGCTCGAACCAATTGAAGAAGTGACAATTGAG GTAAATGAAGAGCACGTGGGTTTAGTTATGGAGGCTCTTTCTCATAGACGAGGTGAAGTTGTTGATATGGGTCCTGTGCCTGGACATGTTGGCAGGACTAGATTATCTTTGACTTGTCCATCAAG GGGCCTGGTTGGTTATAGGAGTGTGTTCAGCAGTGATACCCGTGGAACTGGATTTATGCATCGTGCCTTCCTGA ACTATTCAAAACATCGGGGTCAACTTGGAAATGTTAGGAAGGGAGTATTG GTATCGATGGGCTTTGGTACAATCACATCGCATGCATTACTGAGTTTGGAAGCTCGTGGAACACTCTTTGTTTCCCCTGGAATGGAG TCATACGATGGCATGATTGTGGGTGAACATTCACGGGATTCGGATCTTGAT ATCAACCCAGTTCGAAGTAAGGAACTTACTAATGTTCGTGCTGCTAGCAAAGATGAAACTGTGAGACTAACTCCGCCTCGCCTG ATGACTCTCGAAGAAGCTATCGGATATGTAGCTTCTGATGAACTTATTGAG GTGACTCCCAAGACTATTCGGTTAAGAAAAAGATACTTGGACGTTAATAAGAGAAAAACCATGAGCAAGAGGCCAAAGGAATAA